One segment of Acidovorax sp. DW039 DNA contains the following:
- a CDS encoding patatin-like phospholipase family protein gives MLSLPTVVRFCRGQPPSLQSLARAGRAARRAALVLGLVALTACSSVKPWINEPLPPEDQTVPVRKSERDPSILVAVTLSGGGARAAAFGFGVLTEMQRTRFDWNGHALTLLDATDVISGVSGGSIVAAYLAAHGIDGLPQFEHDFLRQNFQNSLITQALKPGNLIDLTSPWWGRTHLLAKRLDELYQGRTFGDVEKSPRHPQLFITATDMSNGAGFEFTWDQFALICSDLRKVPLSFAVAASSAVPLLLSPVTLRNYADQCPARQAAAIAGARQAPADDYRARLNRAHELSYLDAQSRPYIHLVDGGLADNLGVQRLLDRALAGGGLRESFSEMGIPPRSIRRLVLITVNAERDPSFRIDTQDYVPNMAQVVDTLLFGAGSRSTRETQEFLKDITQRWRESLADGARDSGFDAFADDAEIHVIPVNLRDAPDDVARRRLLQVPTAFSIAPDEVTGLIDAGGSVLRHSSEFQALVKSLQGGGAAAPRKAALPGTVAGAVAGQ, from the coding sequence ATGTTGTCATTGCCAACTGTTGTGCGCTTTTGCCGGGGCCAGCCTCCGTCGCTGCAAAGCCTAGCCCGCGCAGGCCGTGCCGCCCGCCGTGCAGCCCTGGTGCTGGGGTTGGTCGCGCTGACGGCCTGCTCCTCCGTCAAACCCTGGATCAACGAGCCCTTGCCGCCTGAGGACCAGACGGTGCCCGTGCGCAAGTCCGAGCGCGACCCGTCCATCCTGGTGGCGGTCACCCTCTCCGGCGGCGGGGCACGCGCTGCGGCTTTCGGGTTTGGGGTGCTGACAGAAATGCAGCGCACCCGGTTTGACTGGAACGGGCATGCACTCACGCTGCTCGACGCCACCGACGTTATCAGCGGTGTCTCGGGTGGCAGCATCGTGGCGGCCTATCTGGCGGCCCATGGCATCGACGGCCTGCCCCAGTTCGAGCACGATTTTCTGCGCCAGAACTTTCAGAACAGCCTCATCACCCAGGCCCTCAAGCCCGGCAACCTCATCGACCTGACCTCGCCCTGGTGGGGTCGCACCCACCTGCTGGCCAAGCGGCTGGACGAGCTGTACCAGGGCCGCACCTTTGGCGATGTAGAAAAAAGCCCCCGCCACCCGCAGCTGTTCATCACCGCCACCGACATGTCCAACGGCGCGGGCTTTGAATTCACCTGGGACCAGTTTGCGCTGATCTGCTCAGACCTGCGCAAGGTGCCCCTGTCGTTTGCCGTGGCGGCGTCGTCCGCCGTGCCCCTGCTGCTCAGCCCCGTCACGCTGCGCAACTATGCAGACCAGTGCCCCGCCCGCCAGGCCGCAGCCATTGCCGGTGCCCGCCAGGCACCCGCAGACGATTACCGCGCCCGGCTCAACCGCGCGCACGAGTTGAGCTACCTGGACGCCCAGAGCCGCCCCTACATCCACCTGGTCGATGGCGGGCTGGCCGACAACCTGGGCGTGCAGCGCCTGCTCGACCGCGCCCTGGCCGGTGGCGGCCTGCGCGAGAGCTTCAGTGAAATGGGCATTCCGCCGCGCAGCATCCGCAGGCTGGTGCTCATCACCGTCAACGCCGAGCGCGACCCGTCCTTCCGCATCGACACGCAGGACTACGTGCCCAACATGGCCCAGGTGGTCGATACCCTGCTGTTCGGCGCGGGCTCGCGCTCCACCCGCGAAACGCAAGAGTTCCTTAAGGACATCACCCAGCGCTGGCGCGAATCCCTGGCCGATGGCGCACGCGACAGCGGCTTTGATGCCTTTGCCGATGATGCCGAGATCCACGTCATCCCCGTCAATCTGCGCGACGCCCCCGACGACGTAGCCCGCCGCCGCCTGCTGCAGGTGCCCACGGCGTTCTCCATCGCGCCGGATGAGGTCACGGGCCTCATTGATGCGGGCGGCAGCGTGCTGCGCCATTCGTCAGAATTTCAGGCGCTGGTGAAGTCGCTGCAGGGTGGGGGTGCGGCGGCGCCGCGAAAGGCTGCGTTGCCTGGTACGGTAGCTGGCGCGGTGGCTGGGCAGTGA
- a CDS encoding HAD family phosphatase: MQFEAVLFDCDGVLVDSEPITNGVLCAMLNEAGWAISAQECMDIFIGKTVRSEAARIELHTGQPLTDDWMAAFYARRNAELEARLTAIEHILPTVQRVHAHHGGRIACASGADRFKVEMQLAKVGLAPFFAGRVFSGHEMPATKPAPDVYLAAAAALQAHPARCAVVEDTVTGVTAGVAAGATVFAYAPLDDGAALRAAGAVQVFCSMAELPALLGC; the protein is encoded by the coding sequence ATGCAATTTGAAGCGGTATTGTTTGACTGTGATGGCGTGCTGGTGGACAGCGAACCCATCACCAACGGCGTGCTGTGCGCCATGCTCAACGAGGCTGGCTGGGCTATCAGCGCGCAAGAGTGCATGGACATCTTCATCGGCAAGACCGTGCGCAGCGAGGCCGCCCGCATCGAGTTGCACACTGGCCAGCCGCTGACGGACGACTGGATGGCCGCCTTCTACGCCCGGCGCAATGCCGAGCTGGAGGCTCGCCTCACCGCCATCGAGCACATCCTGCCCACCGTGCAGCGTGTGCACGCCCACCACGGCGGGCGCATTGCCTGCGCTTCTGGGGCGGATCGGTTCAAGGTCGAGATGCAGCTGGCCAAGGTGGGGCTCGCCCCTTTCTTTGCGGGCCGCGTATTCAGCGGCCACGAAATGCCCGCCACCAAGCCCGCGCCCGATGTGTACCTGGCGGCAGCCGCCGCGCTGCAGGCCCACCCCGCCCGCTGCGCGGTGGTGGAAGACACGGTGACCGGCGTGACCGCAGGTGTTGCCGCAGGGGCTACCGTGTTTGCCTACGCCCCGCTGGACGACGGCGCGGCCTTGCGTGCCGCGGGGGCTGTGCAGGTGTTTTGCAGCATGGCGGAGCTGCCCGCGCTGCTGGGCTGCTGA
- a CDS encoding site-2 protease family protein — protein sequence MDRWMTLGVALLVLCAAVPLWMWLAVARNLANVRLQRGEARVVDRAAVPAPHRGILDAAAAEATAMGFVYSYSMQSRPAARVPGVQWLYSDVFVSADGRTQLQLSPSTLPEAGRACTFQWATVWRDPGPHDLTTHCYRHYLMWWPATWLVHDDYLPTVQAAWAAHQQRVDADCAAGRQAETDVETVRAVCVGLLKDFVPEGERRGYLVPVAQAPGPAQRGSALTEADQPLWRMRWAAALQKAPALVRGIRRASQAQAGAATATATNSTASPAPANSLPSSPSGSPSSADPSPQARLAADLQAFEQHQAYQAELAARSRRKWLALGTTAALFVLVGGVLMSWRTALVLLVVIGLHEGGHWLAMRTLGYRNLSVLFIPGLGGVAMGHKPSASTWNKLAVYLAGPVPGLLLAMGVMAAVARGWVAPSAWVQDFVLMCLIINYLNLLPVHPLDGGRVVESLLFVRWPVLRFVFVVAGMCALGALGWFLQDPITLALSGLLALGLPHHWRLMRVDRQVPRGAAGATLSEADAAARIFTALQQPQFARWTFAQRLGAVRALLPELQGTRLGWGGTAAGMAIYLACLLSPAAALWATGAGSLLMAARPAYQYQPDEVDDKSAPTYSASATGYVSPEEWERRLQQAASLPESERLPLYLEAGDYALELEDTPAALHRYQQAWALAEPLPASDLLRARTLLGLLRATEEVDASRAWGLRLLADLPPDADASLRSLEAQAQSTLAHSADSLPESIERMQHALAWWESASAAQPADLQGSLSAPFLQATMARSALSRWYMQRSEGGDAQEAVRLLQRNVDVLPVPADSDRSRLALTARVQRAEARLDLAWLLLAQGQADRTVLITQQVLAEVPPSVTASWVHLQDRALETLVWVDMARKDSASLRGHWQAWQQSARNTASPRRDVVWQLDRWAILQQLGDTRGAEDARAELLRRAKPGAYWAVRWCGLLTADPQAREPAEVRELSRRKAAQATGMCALVADHAADRAAEPAGNPKN from the coding sequence ATGGACCGTTGGATGACCTTGGGCGTGGCGCTGCTGGTGCTGTGCGCCGCTGTCCCGCTGTGGATGTGGCTGGCCGTGGCGCGCAATCTGGCCAATGTGCGCCTGCAGCGGGGCGAAGCCCGTGTGGTGGACCGTGCCGCCGTGCCAGCGCCCCACCGCGGCATTCTGGATGCCGCCGCGGCCGAGGCCACCGCCATGGGCTTTGTCTACAGCTACAGCATGCAAAGCCGCCCGGCAGCACGGGTGCCGGGCGTGCAGTGGTTGTACAGCGACGTCTTTGTGTCTGCCGACGGGCGCACCCAGCTGCAGCTGTCCCCCTCCACCTTGCCCGAGGCCGGGCGTGCCTGCACCTTCCAATGGGCCACGGTATGGCGCGACCCGGGGCCGCACGACCTGACCACGCACTGCTACCGCCACTATCTCATGTGGTGGCCGGCCACCTGGCTGGTGCACGACGATTACCTGCCCACGGTGCAGGCAGCCTGGGCCGCACACCAGCAGCGGGTAGATGCCGACTGCGCCGCAGGCAGACAGGCCGAAACCGACGTAGAAACCGTGCGTGCCGTGTGCGTGGGGTTGCTGAAAGACTTTGTGCCCGAGGGCGAACGCCGTGGCTACCTGGTTCCGGTGGCGCAGGCCCCAGGGCCTGCGCAGCGGGGCAGTGCGCTCACGGAAGCTGACCAACCCCTGTGGCGCATGCGCTGGGCGGCTGCATTGCAGAAGGCCCCCGCGCTGGTGCGTGGCATTCGGCGCGCATCGCAAGCGCAGGCCGGGGCGGCAACGGCAACGGCAACGAATTCCACGGCTTCGCCTGCGCCTGCCAACTCACTACCCAGTTCACCGTCCGGTTCGCCGTCCAGCGCAGACCCCTCACCGCAGGCCCGGCTGGCTGCCGACCTGCAGGCTTTTGAACAGCACCAGGCCTACCAGGCCGAGCTGGCCGCGCGCTCTCGGCGCAAATGGCTGGCGCTGGGCACCACGGCCGCATTGTTCGTGCTGGTCGGCGGTGTGCTGATGAGCTGGCGCACCGCCTTGGTCCTGCTGGTGGTGATCGGCCTGCACGAGGGCGGGCACTGGCTGGCCATGCGTACGCTGGGCTACCGCAACCTGTCGGTGCTGTTCATTCCAGGGCTCGGCGGGGTGGCGATGGGGCACAAACCCAGCGCATCCACCTGGAACAAGCTGGCCGTGTACCTAGCTGGCCCCGTGCCCGGCCTGCTGCTGGCCATGGGGGTCATGGCGGCGGTGGCTCGTGGTTGGGTGGCACCCTCTGCGTGGGTGCAAGACTTTGTGCTGATGTGCCTCATCATCAACTACCTGAACCTGCTGCCTGTGCACCCGCTGGACGGCGGGCGCGTGGTCGAGTCTCTGCTGTTTGTGCGCTGGCCCGTGCTGCGCTTTGTGTTTGTGGTGGCCGGCATGTGCGCGCTGGGGGCGTTGGGCTGGTTTTTGCAAGACCCCATCACGCTGGCGCTGTCGGGGCTGCTGGCCCTGGGCCTGCCGCACCACTGGCGGCTGATGCGGGTGGACCGGCAGGTGCCACGCGGCGCAGCCGGGGCCACCTTGTCAGAAGCGGATGCGGCCGCGCGCATTTTCACGGCGCTGCAGCAGCCGCAGTTTGCGCGCTGGACCTTTGCGCAGCGCCTGGGTGCCGTGCGCGCTCTGCTGCCCGAGCTGCAGGGCACGCGCCTGGGCTGGGGTGGCACGGCAGCGGGCATGGCGATCTACCTGGCGTGTCTGCTGTCGCCCGCCGCGGCGCTCTGGGCGACGGGTGCAGGGTCCTTGCTCATGGCGGCGCGGCCTGCATACCAGTACCAGCCTGATGAGGTAGACGACAAATCGGCCCCCACCTACAGCGCGTCTGCGACCGGGTATGTGAGCCCTGAGGAATGGGAGCGCCGCCTGCAACAGGCTGCCAGCTTGCCCGAGTCTGAGCGCCTGCCGCTGTATCTGGAGGCGGGGGACTACGCGCTGGAGCTGGAGGACACCCCGGCGGCACTCCACCGTTACCAGCAAGCCTGGGCGCTGGCAGAGCCACTGCCCGCCAGCGACCTGCTGCGGGCCCGCACCTTGCTGGGCTTGCTGCGGGCGACGGAAGAGGTGGATGCATCGCGCGCCTGGGGGCTGCGTCTGCTGGCAGACCTGCCGCCCGATGCCGATGCATCGCTGCGCTCGCTTGAGGCGCAGGCACAGTCCACATTGGCCCACAGTGCCGACTCACTGCCCGAATCCATCGAGCGCATGCAGCACGCCTTGGCGTGGTGGGAATCGGCCAGCGCAGCGCAGCCCGCAGACCTGCAGGGCAGCCTTTCAGCGCCTTTTCTTCAGGCGACGATGGCGCGCTCGGCCTTGTCGCGCTGGTACATGCAGCGGTCTGAAGGCGGTGATGCGCAAGAGGCTGTGCGTCTGCTGCAGCGCAATGTGGATGTGTTGCCTGTTCCGGCAGACAGTGACCGCAGCCGTCTCGCCCTCACGGCCCGCGTGCAGCGTGCCGAAGCCCGGCTGGACCTGGCATGGCTGCTGCTGGCCCAGGGGCAGGCAGATCGCACGGTGCTCATCACGCAACAGGTGCTGGCAGAGGTGCCGCCATCGGTCACGGCCAGCTGGGTGCATCTGCAAGACCGGGCTCTGGAGACCCTGGTGTGGGTTGATATGGCCCGCAAGGACTCTGCCAGCCTGCGCGGCCACTGGCAGGCCTGGCAGCAATCGGCGCGCAATACGGCGTCGCCCCGCCGCGATGTGGTGTGGCAGCTGGATCGCTGGGCCATCCTGCAGCAACTGGGCGACACCCGCGGCGCAGAGGACGCACGGGCTGAACTGCTGCGCCGTGCCAAGCCCGGTGCATACTGGGCCGTGCGCTGGTGTGGTCTGCTCACCGCAGACCCGCAAGCCCGCGAACCGGCCGAGGTGCGTGAGCTGTCGCGCCGTAAAGCAGCACAAGCCACTGGCATGTGCGCCCTGGTGGCTGACCACGCAGCGGACCGTGCGGCAGAGCCTGCAGGCAACCCCAAGAACTGA
- a CDS encoding YchJ family metal-binding protein — MRKATTPTACPCGRLQGTGAKAQPVAYADCCGRFLDHWDTQPAPDAEHLMRSRYTAFVRERADYLLATWHPSHRPVTLDFDPATQWLGLEVRGHWVQDADHAEVEFVARHRLGGRAVRLHERSRFVREGGRWFYVDGDHR; from the coding sequence GTGCGCAAAGCCACCACCCCCACGGCCTGCCCTTGCGGGCGGCTGCAAGGCACCGGAGCCAAAGCCCAGCCCGTGGCCTATGCCGACTGCTGTGGCCGTTTTCTGGACCACTGGGACACCCAGCCCGCGCCCGATGCCGAGCACCTCATGCGCTCGCGCTACACCGCCTTTGTGCGTGAGCGTGCCGACTACCTGCTCGCCACCTGGCACCCCAGCCACCGTCCCGTCACGCTGGACTTTGACCCCGCCACCCAGTGGCTGGGCCTGGAGGTGCGCGGCCACTGGGTGCAAGACGCCGACCACGCCGAAGTCGAATTTGTGGCCCGCCACCGCCTGGGTGGCCGCGCTGTACGCCTGCACGAACGCAGCCGCTTTGTGCGCGAAGGCGGTCGGTGGTTTTATGTGGATGGCGACCACCGCTGA
- a CDS encoding DUF4197 domain-containing protein, translating to MQRRQFHHASASALGALWLATTSRAWALSLGDLTNTDASSGVKAALAQGAQAAIALLGRTDGFLGNPQVRIDLPGHLKDAAKVMKSMGQGKRIDELVTSINRAAEAAVPLGKEVLLQAVQNMTVTDAKNILTGGDTSVTQFFVTKTRAPLTERFLPVVNQATEKVGLTAKYNAFAGKAASFGLLKPNEANLATYVTGKTLDGLFFMIGEEERKIRQNPAGAGSAILQKVFGALR from the coding sequence ATGCAGCGCCGCCAATTCCACCACGCCAGCGCCAGTGCGCTGGGTGCCCTGTGGCTTGCCACCACCTCCCGCGCCTGGGCCCTGTCGCTGGGCGACCTCACCAACACCGATGCCTCCAGTGGCGTCAAGGCCGCACTGGCGCAGGGGGCGCAGGCGGCCATTGCGCTGCTGGGCCGCACCGATGGCTTTCTGGGCAACCCCCAGGTGCGCATTGATCTTCCGGGTCACCTCAAAGATGCCGCCAAGGTCATGAAATCCATGGGCCAGGGCAAGCGTATCGACGAGCTGGTCACCTCCATCAACCGCGCCGCCGAGGCCGCTGTGCCCTTGGGCAAAGAGGTGCTGCTGCAGGCCGTGCAGAACATGACCGTGACCGACGCCAAGAACATCCTGACGGGCGGCGACACCTCCGTCACCCAGTTCTTCGTCACCAAGACCCGCGCTCCGCTGACCGAGCGCTTTTTGCCCGTGGTGAACCAGGCCACTGAAAAAGTCGGCCTCACCGCCAAGTACAACGCTTTTGCAGGCAAGGCCGCCAGCTTTGGCCTGCTCAAGCCCAATGAAGCCAACCTGGCCACCTACGTCACCGGCAAGACGCTGGATGGCCTGTTCTTCATGATCGGTGAAGAAGAGCGCAAGATCCGCCAGAACCCCGCCGGGGCGGGCAGCGCCATCTTGCAAAAGGTGTTTGGGGCGCTGCGGTGA
- a CDS encoding acyl-CoA dehydrogenase family protein, producing MLLTQDQEMIRDAVRDFAQTELWPHAARWDKEHHFPKDAHQGLAALGAYGICVPEEFGGANLDYVTLALVLEEIAAGDGGTSTAISVTNCPVNAILMRYGNAQQKRDWLTPLARGEMLGAFCLTEPHVGSDASALRTTATKQGDEYVINGVKQFITSGKNGHVAIVIAVTDKAAGKKGMSAFLVPTSTPGYVVARLEDKLGQHSSDTAQINFDNCRIPAENLIGAEGEGYKIALGALEGGRIGIAAQSVGMARSAFDFAVQYAKERESFGTAIFNHQAVGFRLADCATQIEAARQLIWHAAALRDAGRPCLKEAAMAKLFASEMAERVCSAAIQTLGGYGVVNDFPVERIYRDVRVCQIYEGTSDVQKILIQRALA from the coding sequence ATGCTGCTCACCCAAGACCAGGAAATGATCCGCGACGCCGTGCGCGACTTTGCCCAGACCGAGCTTTGGCCGCACGCCGCCCGTTGGGACAAGGAACACCACTTCCCTAAAGACGCCCACCAGGGCCTGGCCGCGCTGGGTGCCTACGGCATCTGCGTGCCTGAAGAGTTTGGCGGCGCGAACCTGGATTACGTGACACTGGCGTTGGTGCTGGAGGAGATTGCCGCAGGCGACGGCGGTACCAGCACCGCCATCAGCGTGACCAACTGCCCCGTCAACGCCATCCTCATGCGCTACGGCAACGCGCAGCAAAAGCGCGACTGGCTCACGCCCCTGGCGCGCGGCGAGATGCTGGGCGCTTTCTGCCTGACCGAGCCGCATGTGGGTTCTGATGCGTCCGCGCTGCGCACCACGGCCACCAAGCAAGGTGACGAATACGTGATCAACGGCGTCAAGCAGTTCATCACCAGCGGCAAGAACGGCCACGTGGCCATCGTCATTGCCGTCACCGACAAGGCCGCGGGCAAGAAGGGCATGAGCGCCTTCCTGGTGCCCACCAGCACGCCCGGCTACGTGGTGGCGCGGCTGGAGGACAAGCTGGGCCAGCACAGCAGCGACACCGCGCAGATCAACTTTGACAACTGCCGCATCCCGGCCGAGAACCTGATCGGCGCCGAGGGCGAGGGCTACAAGATTGCGCTGGGCGCACTCGAAGGCGGGCGCATCGGAATCGCTGCGCAAAGCGTGGGCATGGCGCGCAGCGCGTTTGACTTTGCCGTGCAGTACGCCAAAGAGCGCGAGAGTTTTGGCACCGCCATCTTCAACCACCAGGCGGTGGGCTTCCGCCTGGCCGACTGCGCCACGCAGATCGAGGCCGCGCGCCAGCTCATCTGGCACGCCGCGGCGCTGCGCGATGCAGGCCGCCCCTGCCTGAAGGAAGCCGCCATGGCCAAGCTGTTTGCCAGCGAGATGGCCGAGCGCGTGTGCAGCGCCGCCATCCAGACGCTGGGCGGCTATGGCGTGGTGAATGATTTCCCGGTGGAGCGCATCTACCGCGATGTGCGCGTGTGCCAGATCTACGAAGGCACAAGCGATGTGCAGAAGATCCTCATCCAGCGCGCGCTGGCCTGA
- a CDS encoding SDR family oxidoreductase, with protein sequence MKSILIIGASRGIGLELVRQYTEAGRRVIATVRDDAGRERVQALGADVLTVDVANPASISGLAWQLDGEKLDLALYVAGIIRRPNALTPPTQQDFDAVMHTNVLGAMQTIPQVAPLVADAGGVFAFLSSSMSQIGSVPNSDSWLYRTSKAALNMAVAAAQHNYPGATLVTIDPGWVQTDMGGGTAPLAVEDSVRGLRNTLASVTAADKGRLLHHDGRRASHW encoded by the coding sequence ATGAAGTCCATCCTCATCATCGGCGCATCCCGCGGCATTGGCCTGGAGCTGGTGCGCCAGTACACCGAGGCGGGCCGCCGCGTGATTGCCACGGTGCGCGACGATGCCGGGCGCGAGCGCGTGCAGGCCCTGGGGGCGGACGTGCTCACCGTGGATGTGGCCAACCCCGCCAGCATCAGCGGCCTGGCCTGGCAGCTCGACGGCGAAAAGCTCGACCTGGCGCTGTACGTGGCAGGCATCATCCGCCGCCCCAACGCGCTCACCCCGCCCACCCAGCAAGACTTTGATGCCGTCATGCACACCAACGTGCTGGGCGCCATGCAGACCATTCCGCAGGTGGCTCCGCTCGTGGCCGATGCAGGCGGCGTGTTTGCCTTTCTCTCATCGTCCATGTCGCAAATTGGCAGTGTGCCCAACAGCGACTCGTGGCTGTACCGCACCAGCAAGGCCGCGCTGAACATGGCGGTGGCCGCCGCCCAGCACAACTACCCCGGTGCCACGCTGGTCACCATCGACCCCGGCTGGGTGCAGACCGACATGGGCGGTGGCACCGCGCCGCTGGCGGTGGAAGACAGCGTGCGTGGCCTGCGCAACACCCTGGCCAGCGTCACAGCGGCCGACAAGGGCCGTCTGCTGCACCACGATGGCCGCCGCGCCAGCCATTGGTAG
- a CDS encoding pyridoxamine 5'-phosphate oxidase family protein: MIETLAQLRTLYAEPAERAVRKQRPLLDGHCQRFIALSPFCVVASAGAATAQGAQGGQGGALLDASPRGGAPGFVKTPDAHTLLLPDSGGNNRLDTLTNLLADPRIGLLFMIPGVDETLRVNGTARLRDEAAFTDLFATERQRPKLVIEVQVAEAYLHCSKAFMRSRLWQAEAQVPRSVLPSMNQMIHDQIGLAAEPETHEAMMERYRAQLAQEQTPQ; the protein is encoded by the coding sequence ATGATCGAAACCCTCGCCCAGCTACGCACCCTGTACGCCGAGCCAGCCGAACGGGCGGTGCGCAAGCAGCGCCCGTTGCTGGATGGGCACTGCCAGCGCTTCATTGCCCTGTCGCCGTTTTGTGTGGTGGCCTCGGCCGGTGCAGCCACAGCCCAGGGTGCGCAAGGCGGGCAGGGTGGGGCGTTGCTGGACGCATCCCCACGCGGCGGCGCGCCGGGCTTTGTGAAGACGCCCGATGCCCACACCCTGCTGCTGCCCGATTCGGGCGGCAACAACCGGCTCGACACCCTGACCAACCTGCTGGCCGACCCGCGCATCGGCCTGCTGTTCATGATTCCTGGCGTGGACGAAACCCTGCGCGTGAACGGTACCGCCCGCTTGCGCGACGAGGCCGCTTTTACCGACCTGTTTGCCACCGAGCGCCAGCGCCCCAAGCTGGTCATTGAGGTGCAGGTGGCCGAGGCGTACCTGCACTGCTCCAAGGCCTTCATGCGCTCGCGCCTGTGGCAGGCCGAAGCGCAGGTGCCGCGCAGCGTGCTGCCGTCCATGAACCAGATGATCCACGACCAGATCGGTCTGGCCGCCGAGCCTGAAACCCACGAAGCCATGATGGAGCGCTACCGCGCCCAGCTTGCGCAAGAGCAGACGCCGCAGTGA
- a CDS encoding DUF695 domain-containing protein, with product MQPASPALTAFWADFTAQEPALHALPLRERVEQVNALLEPHVQGLALEVHGHPEDDVVDLIATAHGGIERFPLLMQLVDAAPALQHHRVVAFRARSPQADFPIGMDGFELSTAEVLVALQPDNGQVALELRFAREIPADFADHARHMTFIMLDHVLGEYDFAVKVGAVDFVGEDEYDADVAWTPLSQLPPVFDTFWTQTLGHTGHFPQGEPQWEGLELEFNCAVDDEGNPVDDPEGDAETGGSEGGIVSVNLAANAVAMRADLPYALTLDLAVPDSDTLSAVQDLHEQAATLLQLPQLGIAALTLVRAGRRQALFYVGDEQLAKQTLAPLLLRDEAATLELKLRYDPAWTGYFEYAGYLL from the coding sequence ATGCAACCCGCTTCCCCCGCCCTTACCGCCTTCTGGGCCGACTTCACTGCGCAGGAGCCTGCGCTGCACGCACTGCCCCTGCGTGAGCGGGTGGAGCAGGTCAACGCACTGCTGGAGCCGCATGTACAAGGCCTGGCGCTGGAAGTGCACGGCCACCCCGAAGACGATGTGGTGGACCTGATTGCCACCGCGCACGGCGGCATCGAACGCTTTCCGCTGCTCATGCAACTGGTGGATGCCGCCCCGGCCCTTCAGCATCACCGCGTGGTGGCCTTCCGCGCCCGCAGCCCCCAGGCCGACTTTCCCATCGGCATGGATGGGTTTGAGCTGTCCACCGCCGAAGTGCTGGTGGCCCTGCAGCCCGACAACGGACAGGTGGCGCTGGAGCTGCGCTTTGCCCGCGAGATTCCTGCCGACTTTGCGGACCATGCGCGCCACATGACCTTCATCATGCTGGACCACGTGCTGGGCGAATACGACTTTGCAGTCAAGGTCGGGGCCGTGGACTTTGTGGGTGAGGACGAATACGACGCCGATGTGGCCTGGACGCCCCTGAGCCAGCTGCCCCCCGTGTTTGACACCTTCTGGACTCAGACCCTGGGCCACACCGGCCACTTTCCGCAAGGCGAGCCGCAGTGGGAAGGGCTGGAGCTGGAGTTCAACTGCGCGGTGGACGATGAAGGCAACCCCGTGGACGACCCCGAAGGCGATGCTGAAACCGGCGGCAGCGAAGGCGGCATCGTCTCCGTCAACCTGGCCGCCAATGCCGTCGCCATGCGGGCTGATCTGCCCTATGCCCTCACCCTCGACTTGGCTGTGCCTGACAGCGACACCCTGAGCGCCGTGCAAGACCTGCACGAACAGGCCGCCACCTTGCTGCAACTACCCCAGTTGGGCATTGCGGCGCTGACCCTGGTGCGCGCAGGCCGCCGTCAGGCGCTGTTCTACGTAGGTGACGAGCAACTGGCCAAGCAGACGCTGGCCCCGCTGCTGTTGCGCGACGAAGCTGCCACGCTGGAGCTGAAGCTGCGCTACGACCCCGCGTGGACCGGGTACTTTGAATACGCAGGCTACCTGCTGTAA